AATTACAGCCCTGAAAACTCTCGGAATGAAACCAGAGATCCAATACATCAAAAATGGCAAGGACCTTTTCCTTGCCTTGGCTCTGTGAAAGGGAAAGTGTTAATCGTTTTTCCAGCTCGGCATGGCGTTGCTCTAAAACCGCCAGGATCAAAGCGTCTTTGCTGGGAAAGTATTTATACAGTGTTGCTTTGGCCACCCCAGATTCGGCCAGAATCTGATCGATGCCTGTGGCATGATAACCTTGTCGGTTAAACAGACGGAAAGCCGTCTCAAGCAGTCGTTCTTTACGGGGTTGTGAGCGCATAGGCCCATTATACAAAAAATAAAGTCATTGCGTCATTGACCTAGACAGGTTTGTCTACTATAATCAAAATATTAATAGACAGATCTGTCTACTTTTGGAGTGAAATCATGACCTTATCTGCTTCGCAACCCTGGACCCAAGGCATTCATCATCTGGGCTTAACGGTGTCTGACCTTGACGACGCTGTGGATTTTTTTACCT
The sequence above is drawn from the bacterium (Candidatus Blackallbacteria) CG13_big_fil_rev_8_21_14_2_50_49_14 genome and encodes:
- a CDS encoding TetR family transcriptional regulator — translated: MRSQPRKERLLETAFRLFNRQGYHATGIDQILAESGVAKATLYKYFPSKDALILAVLEQRHAELEKRLTLSLSQSQGKEKVLAIFDVLDLWFHSESFQGCNFIQASGEYADPQHPIHQAAAAHKRWFKDLLAESLENASLSAPLMLLVDGAIVAAQVRGELNAAKLARQTAQRLLNAE